The window aaacaattgaaaaattaaggaaaacatACTCTGAGATTGGAGACCCTTTACCAGAAGCAGACATAGTTCTTACCAAAAGAGATGTCATTGTTCTACCACCAGACCTCAAAAGGAGTGTGGataaacaaaggaaaaacagaCGCAAGGAAGAAGGGGAAGATCAATATGATACTGTAAGGAAAAAGGGCTTCTACACTTAGGCGCAACATTTGTAACAAGCATGGCCATAATTCAAGGACATGTCAAAGAGATGTTGTTGAACAGATTACTAGTTTTAGAGTATCTAGAGGTGGGAGAGGATCCGATAGTGGTGGTGAAGAGGGTCCACCAGTTCTTAGAGGGGATCTAGGGGATCCAATGCTAGTAGAAGAGGATCAAAAGCTATTGGAAAAGTACACCAATGTTGTTACATGAAGAACCAGTGGTTCTAGAAGAGGAAACAATAATGCTACAAGATGGACAGGAGATTCATGAGGTGGAAGAGCTGGCATGGGTGAAGGTAATGGTGCTGACACATCTTTCTCTCAACCCACAATACAAACACAGGGGATTCATCTAAATATGCATTatgaattatcattattattcaaAACTTTACATTAACTTATCAATGtcttttttaaactataaaccGATGTATCCTCTCAACACTCAACCCAAACTAGTTGCAACCCTTGAGGAATATAGATGAAGATTGTTGCCTTTTGAAATTTAAGATTTGTTGATAGTTTATATTGTTAAGTGTTTTATGATGGATGGAATATTTGTGGATCATTTTAGGTACCATGTCAATTTTAAATGTTTGTGGGTGTTTATTATGTGCACGCTTGTTATTTGCATGCTTCAGATATTGATGTGtcaattataaatgtttttgcatgtttttATAGTGTTTCATATGGTATATAAGCAATACATTGACTATATTTCATTTCTTCAACATTAATAATATAGTTTGGCTTGCTTGATTGTTGCACAGTTTGGCTTGTTTTATTGTTGGACAATTTAGATGTTGATGAGTTGGTTGTTGACTCTAAATGATGTAAATGGTGATGGAAAGTATGGATTTGTTTTATTGTTGGACAATTTAGATGTTGATGAGTTGGTTGTTGACTCTAAATGATGTAAATGTGGTGGAAAGTATGGATTTTGATGTTGTTGTGGCTGGAAATGTTAAGAGAAATTGCAGGAATGAAATGTAAGATTTTGGCTGGTcaaaaatttgatatttctaGTAGTTGAAAATGGTGAGGAAAATGTGAAGTTTGTTGTTGCTAGAAAAGGCGTGGGGAATGGCTAAAATTTGTTGGTGACAGCATCTGAAATTGATGAGAGTGATGTTTGTTGATGTTGTAAAAGGTGTGGGAAGGGGTTAATTTTGCTGGTGAAAGTGGCTAGTACTAACATGAAAAAAGGGGAGAAATGTTGTTATATATGTAAACTATGGCATTGTTGTAATTATTGTTAAATAAGTAATggctagtttttaaaaaaaattaagcaacaaCCAATTTAAGTTTGAGtggtattttcattattttttcgcTCCAGGTATCTTtagtcattttaaaaaaaaaatagcaatcctGTAAATAATCTAACAATTTTTGTTGACTATTTTTGACATGCTTGTGAGAGGATGTAAGGTATGTAGTGTTTAAAACTATAGGATGTAAGGTGTAacttttcaaactaaaaaagcAAAGTGTAATTCACATTAAACTATAGGATATTAAAGGTAATTTtcctttaataaaaactaaaagctaGTGAAAAAAATAGCTCTCTAACTAAAACTCATTTAGCTCATCAACGtgctctatttaaaaaaaaattcaccaaaACATTTGTTTCTTAGACAACATTCATTCATTATTTCAAAAGCAAGttctaattctaaaaaaaataactccatTATAATGCGAGTGTATTAAAGACATAATAACAATACAATAATTGTGCGTTGTCACAATAAACTTTTTGAAAGCGGCATTCAATATGGCTTTGTTGGCCATCCTTGAAACCCTCTGACCCAAATCCTTAGCTAGCCCGAgtctaaaattaaaacatgtagGAGTTGACTTAATGTGACCCGATTAACTTAATAAATCTAAAGGCAACCCAAAAAACCAGTGAAAACATATAGCtggacttaaaaaaaattaagacatccttttttttcaatattaaggcAGTGACATATCAGATTGGTCCGAGTCAATCCGTCAAACTCGCGACCCAAGTTATGGACCTTATTGggtttattaagtttttttttctaaaaccattaatttttaattataggataacaaaaattaatgattgcAACAAAGTAACCGAAGAAAAATGATTATAACAGGCTATACAAAAAGAGCAAGTGCTCAAGAacgaagcaaaaataaaatggaatttcatataataatatctaaacacattcttaatcaacctataaatttaaaagaaattattgatattatattttaaataatttaatttttaagaaaataaatatcattagaaaaaattttaaaaacaaagaagcCAAGAGCGCGAGCCTGGGTGGCCTGGTGCACCTAGGCCTTTAAGAAAAAGCTTAGGCACATTAGCCCACAAGCCCAAGCTCACACGCCTAagcctttaattttattttattttcaaaataggaGATGGCCTGAAAATCAAGCAAGctatttttttacctaaaaactcaattttcaacccGTTTCCACctacaaacacaaaaacaactCTCTCATAACCCCCAAAAAACTAATTATCCAACTCAAAAAACCCCAAAAATggttcaaaaacacaaaatcaggCTGAAAACAAAAACCTCCCTCAACTTTGATCTACTTTGCCAAGCAATGTGAAAGACCAAAAACATCTCAATGACACTCCTCTCATCGAGAGAAAACACTATGACACCAAGTTTGGTCATTTTTCCCACTAAATCGGACAAACCAACCACTTTctctttttcatcatttttcaacgATGCTCACTCACCTCTCTCAAGCTTAGGGATACAACGCAAAGAAAATGAAGACCTAGAACATAATGTAAAAATTcagaaaatagaattaaaaatgaaaaaaattgaaaaaaaaaataagggactaAAAATGCTAAAAGCATGCCTCTGCAacggtaaagaaaaaaaaacctagtaaTTCTTTTCTATGtcaattttggtccttaaagccttatttatgtttaatcaagaatattgaatttaattctgCTAAATTGAGCATCAATTTAATGTGTGATAAGCCCTCATGAGGTTAGAAGTTAGCCGAGACAAATCACCaattctaaccttgaaaataactAAATTTGGAAGGATCACATTGaacaaaattaaccaaaaagacaaaaagaaaacagtGTGGATCCAAGTGTTTCCTCTTACATGGCATAATGTTTTCCTGAAcgctcttggtttttttttaataattttaataaattgctCAAGAGTGGTGGCAATTGAGCACTGAATCATACTTTCTACAATTTCAGCATAAACATAAAAGAGGAACACAAATATAAAGGAAAGCTTATGATGAATCACTAAACTATGATTTGAGTGTGCAAATGCAAACACATATAGAtaccttaaaacaaaaaaggttaaaaaacatTGATGCATAGTTAggtgctcttttttttatttattttgaaatttgaaattacAGAAACAAATCATTTTCATTCTTCTATTTACTATATATATGAATGCAACAATAACATCATACGATGTCTGGTGTTTTAGCAAGATTTAGACCACTGAGTCCATCAGCCTCGGTTGTTTCAATAACTCAAACACAATTTGTTGTTATCAGCCAATAACAATAGATGCTTATGTCCAGCATTTGGATCATAACTGAATATTATTTAGTCTTTATAGTTACTAATGAAATTACCGGAACCTTTCTCTTTTCAAAgttatttaaacattaaaaaccaGTAGATGTAAATTATAATGCAATGGAAGGAATATGATGATATTCCAAAGTGAAAATCATAACTAACACAACAATATGACATTCTACTAGttaaaagaataaatctcaATCTGTCACTCATCTGAGAAATGTTAAGAGaaataagagattaaaaaatgCCGAAAGCCAAAAAagtgcacttttttttttttgtggatttgATTCTAAACAAGAAGAGAATTTGACACTTTGTTATAACCAGTATCCTTAGCAGCAGCTAGTGCACTAAGCAATCATAAAGGCAGAATATAAGAAAATAGCCACACCTGAGTGCAACCTCCTGACGGACACCATATCTAACTTTCTTATCAAAGCATCGCTCTTTTCTCTTCTGCCGGAACCTACTTAATGAAGCTGCTCGTTGAGGTTGAGTACACCGTGACGGGTAGTCCACCACACCCTAGattaaaacaaaatgcagaTAAATCAGATCAATTCATAATCTATCAACATCCAATACTCTCATGATTGAGAAAATACCCTTTGGTTTTGAGGCGTCATTTCCAGACCAGGAGTTAATTCACATCCTCCCAGTAATAATAACACAGCTTGAACctgtaaaaattacaaaatataaaatgatgttaaaaaatCTCCCAAAAGCCAATAAGCCAAACCCTAattgtcctttttcttttcagattcaCAGTTTCGGGTGCATAGAGATGACGTTGTTCTCATTACCCTGTACCTCAGAATTTAGCCTGTGTCGGATTCATATGATAAAAAAcgtaaataatttgttttcacaAATAAGGAACAAAAACCGTACCTTATCGGGAGTAACGGaatcaaaaacataaacttgTCCGCGAAACGTCAAGGTGAGCTGACTAGAGCAATCACTAGGCTGAATCCCGAGTTCCGACGCAGCGACACCGGCGTTGACGTAGACGGATTCGGGAGAGACGTCGTCGACGACGGTTGGGGTGCCGTCCTCGTAGTGAATGTGATGATGATGGTCGATGGAATCGGCGGGGGCCCGGTCGTCGTCGACGCCAGGAGAGGCGATCTGATTGTGAACGTTCATAGGCTGTGAGTGAGTGTACATTGGCGAATATCGAGTGGACTTTGAAGCATTACAGAGAAGTGAATTGGCAGGCAATTTATGAGACCCTAACCCTAAGTCAGTGAGTCACTGAgcgaaagaagaaaagaatttagTCTTCTTCGGAGAGAGATAGTTTTCTTTAATGAATGGCAAGCTAGAGAGTCAGGTTATTGTTCGGGGAAGAGTTTTCTATCTTCGCGCGTTCGAGAAGGGgagggaagagagagagacCGGAGAGTGAAAGGCAACGCGAGACGGGACGGTGCGGGTGAGCAAGTTATAGGGCAAAGACCAACTCAAGATAGGAAAAAGGGTTTAACTGCTAAAAGTGGGCCAGGGCCAGGGCCAGGGCCTTCAGGATGAGCACTTATATTGAACTTAAGCCTATACTGAGAAGCCCACCTTATATCTTTCCAGTGTGATTTgaagtttcaattttcaaaacttttttttttcacaataataaataataataataattcagcATTCTTTGTGaaacaatatctttttaataagtTATGAAAGGGAATTGTacaataagaattaaaaataaaatacttattaTTTACTACTgaattacattttataatttcgTGTATTCTATAATTATAAACAAACTCTATAATAGACAAATAAGTAACTCTTTAAATTTCTACTTATAACAAGAAGAAAGAGTTTGGTTCACTATCTTGATTCGTCCATCGATTTGCAGATAACATATTATACTAAATAATAGTTTCATTACAAGCTTCCTCTAAATAATCTTTCAAACATAGCTAAGGATTTTTGCATtgcaattatatataatattttttagacttTATGCAAACATaacttttataaataacaaatcaaaaatgTTTACAGTATCGTCAGTCTTGTCGCAAGGTATAAAATGTGATATTTTGGAGAATTGATTAACCATAATTGAATCATTTTCATGTTGTGTTCTAGGCAATCCAAGTATAAAGTCTATGTTATTGTTCATCCATTACTGCTCTAGAATAGGCAATGACATATACAGTTCTTATGCATTCTCTTTGCCCTTAGCCTTCTTATACACAATACATATCTTGATCACTTTGCGAACAATCTTTAACACACCAAGAAATATTCTTCTAACCACTTATAAGTCTTCTTTTCACTGAATTGACCACTAAAACCATCACCATAAGCTGTTTGCACAAGCAAATCCCGTAAATAACTTGAAGGAATACATATTTTGCCCATTTTGAACAAGTAACCTTCATGCATAAAGAACTCATCACAGGCTAGGTACATTTAGCAACCACATTGGCAAAGTAGGAATCATTAGTATATTGATTCTTTACTTGTTCAAAACCTATCAACCTTGTATTCAATATAAAAAGCATTGACACCTCCTAAAAAAAGCATCAGCAACTACATTAACCTGTCCCTTCTAATACTTGATGACACATAGAAATGACTCTATAAACCCATCAACCTTGCATTCAACTACATTAACATGTCTTTGGTTCAACTTGTTTTGACccttaatatacttttaatattCATGGTTAGTATGTACAACAAACTCCTTTAGTAATAAGTAGTGTTGTCATACCTTTAGAGCTCGAATTAAAACATAGAACTCTTTGTCATAAATTAAGTGATTCAATCATACACAATTAACTTTTCACTAAAGTATGTAATAAGTCTTCTTTCTTGCAATAACATAGCCCTCATTTTAACCTTAGAAGCATCATATATTATCACAAATGTCTTAGCAAAATATTGAAGTGTTAAAACATAAGTAGCACATAACTTCTCTTTAATCAACTCAAAagatttttgtgcatttttgcTCCACCAAAACTCACTTTCCTTTTTTAAACATTTGGTTAAAGGTGCAACTATAGAACTGAAGTTCTTCACAAATCACCAATAAAATGAAGCTAAATCATGGAAACTCCTCACATCAACAATACTGGTAGGTTTTGACCAATCTTTAAttacttttatctttttcttgtcAACATTAACCCCACTACTAGCAATTATATAaccaagaaacaaaatattttcttgatagAAATGGCACTTTTTTAGTTTCTCATACAATTTAGTATTATACAAAGTTTCAAATAAAGCCCTACGATGCTCCACATGATCATCAAAAGTTCTATTATACaccaaaaaatcatcaaaatatacaaTAACAAACAATCCAATATGCTTCCTCGAGACATGATTCATAAGTCGCATAAATGTACTAAGTGTGTTAGATATAAATGTACTAAGTGTGTTAGATAGCCTAAATGGCATTATCATCCATTCATACAACTCGTGTTtagtttaaaatgttattttccaCTCATCTTCTTTTTCACCCTAATCCAATGATAATCACTCATCAAATCAATCTTAGAAAACATAATAGCAATCTTAGTAAATCTCAATGcaattttcaattaagttagaaaaaaatactcatcatacaTCTCTGAATGTATTTGgggcattacataatccaaaaggcatacTTTTGTAAGCAAGAGTTCCATATGGAAAGGTGaaagttgttttttcttgatcttCTTGAGCTAcaataatttgataataacCAGAAAACCCatctaagaaacaaaaaaatgaattactCGCCAATCTTTCTAGCATTTCATCAATGAAAGGGATTGAGAAGTGATCTTTTCTTGTGGTAGCATTCAACTTCCTGAAGTCGATGCACATTTTTCTTCCATTCTAAACTCTCATAGgaacaagtttattttttttcattgagaaTAAGAGTCAAACTTGTCTTCTTGAGAACCACATGCACCGAACTTACCCATTGATTATTGGATATGGGATAGATGATCCCTTGGTCTAATAACTTCAAAATATCCTTCATAACAACCTCCTTCATGGCTATATCTCATTTGCATTGAGGCTCTCTCACTAGTTTTAGGTCACTTTTTAGCAAAATATGGTGCATACAAATTGCAGGGCTAATCCTTTTATGTTCGTCAATGTCTACCCAATCGTGTCTTGTGTTCCTTCAATACTCTCAATAGCTTTTCTTTTCGGATTTTGATTAGATCATTTGCAATAATTACCGGAAGGGTTTCATCCTTTTCCAAGTACACATACTTCAAATGTTTGGGCAAAGACTTCAATTCCAGCTTCGAGGCCTGTTCAACAGAAGGTAAAACCCTTTCATGTGAATTAGAGAGTTGTAAATGAGAGTTAACCAAACTCTCTGACATTTTAAATAGTAAATACAAAGACACAATTGCTTATTTCATGTCTTCATTATTCTCTAGCTTTGTATCCTTATCTGTCTTGCTATACTGTAATACAAAGTTTAACTCATCTTGCAATAAATTCTGCTCAAAATCATCTTGCATAATGGGGTCAATCATCTCAACATGAAAAATAGATTCAGAGTCATTAGGATATTTCATAGCATTAAAAATGTTAAATGTTACTATTTCTCCAtcaaactaaaagataaaattccCTTATGCACATCGATCTTAGTTCTTGTTGTTTTCATAAATGGTTTACCTAACAATATATGAGTTGAATTTGAAGCAAATTCATCATCCATGTCAATGATGTAAATCCATGGGAAAAATCAGTTCATTTACTCTAATTAAAACTTCATCAACAATATCTTCAGGGTATAAATTAAACCTATCTACTAATTGAATTATTACCCTTGTTTCCTTTAAAGGCCCTAGATTCAAAACCTTATAAATTGAAAGTGGCATAACTTTGATCGATGCTTCTAAATCAAGCATAGCTCTTTCTACCTTATGATTTTTAATCACACATGGTATAGTAAACATACCTGGATCCTTACATTTCTAAGGCAATTTCTTTTGTATGATTGTGAACACATTCTCTCCAACCTTTATTTTCTCATTAgtgttcaacttttttttttattattgatgcaTAACTCCTTAAGAAATTTTGCATATCATGAAATTTGCTTGATCACATCCAATAGTGGAATATTAACTTCAATCTTCTAAAAGGTTTCCAAAatctcttgctctctctcttttcttttctttcgttAATCTTCTAAGAAATGGAGGTGCAACTAGATTTTTAGTAACGAGAAAAATGGGTTTACTACTTACCTCACTAGTTTGTGTATCTAATGTTATCTGTTTTGTTCCCTTCTTGTTGTTCTCAGTCGTTATTCTTGGTTGCTTGTTATTTTCGGTTGTTATTGAATCTGATAAGGAGGTTCACACCTCCTTTTCACTTCTAAGAGTTATAACACTAGCATTCTCTCTTGGGGTTAATCTTTGTTTGTGATGGCAGCTTTCTTAATAACTTTTACAAACGATGCAAGTTGTGAAGTTTGAATTTCCAAATTCTGGATGCGACTCTTGTTTCCTGTTAGAACATTTAAGTGTTTAGTGGCTAAAGATTTCACAATTTCTTCTAAAGACATACCCGAGCTTGATTTTTGGTTAGTTGGAGTAGCTGGTTTATTATGGCTAAATGCTTGATATTATGGTTGATTACTTGGTTGTCCATATATCATGTTTGAGTGGTCTCTCCAACCGGGGTTGTAATGGTTTGAATATGGATTGTATTTTCTTGATTGACTACCAAACCCACCTATCACATTCACCTGAGGGGTTGCATCTTTTTGAAGTTGTGGGCAGATATCAGTAGAATGTTCTAGGACTACACAAATTCCACACAATTTAAATTGTCTAACCTGTCCCAACGCTACCTATATGACAAGAAAAGTTAGTTCTAAAAGTTATGCATCAATATTAAAATGCATTACCTCGTTTACCTTTCTAGGGGCATGGTCTGCTATGATTCCAAACTACTATGAGTTTGCTGCCATTTTAGATATCAAATCTTTTGTTTCCATATGAGTCTTTTCTACAAGTACACCTCCACTTGTAATGTCTATTATGCTTCGGTCCATGGGAAACaattcttcataaaaatatcGCAGCAATAATTGGTTAGAAATTTGTTAATGTGGGTAATTCGCACACAATTGATCAAAACGTTCCCAATACTCATATAAAGTTTCTCCATTGTTTTGGCGAATTCCActaatttctttataaattgtTCCAACCCTTGAGGTCGAAAGGAATTTTTCTAAGAACTTTCTCTTCAAATCATTCCATGTTATTATTGATCTTAAAGAAAGGTAATAGAGCCAATTCTTTGCTTTGTCTGCCAAAGAGAACGGAAAAgctcttaatttaatttgttcctATATTACTCATTGAAGCTTCATGGTTGAGCAAACCATATGAAATTTCTTCAAATCCTTGTGGGGGTCCTCATCTGCAAGGCTATAGAAAGTAGGTTGTAAatgaatcaaaccaaattttaactcaaaagcTACATCAATATTTGGAAATTCAATGCATAAAGGCTGCTGGTTCATGTTGAGAGTTGCTAACTCCTTTAATATCCTTTCTTTTGCCATGTTTTTGAAAACTTCATCTTCTCTTTTGCTTTCAGAATTGCTGGTGGAAAGCGTTAAAGTTGACAAACTCTCTTCTCGTCTCTTTGCCTTTCTATTTGCTCTTGTGGTTTTCTCAACTTTTGAATCAATTCCACTTGTATGAGAAGATCTTTGCATAAATCAGTAaactattaaagaaaaattagataaaacCTCCTCGACAACGAAACCAAAATTTGTTTAAGCATCAGAAGCTGCAAAGTATAATTTTGACTTTactatcacaaataaaataattttgtaataaaatattgaagaccAGGTCGAACCTAAAGAAAAATTTGTTTAATCTTCCTACAAGATACCGAAATTAAAAAGGACGGGGgtgatttgaataaaaaaataaagaaatataattttgaaaataaaaatgataaatcaatATGTCATTAATTTAGTTCAAGGGTCAATACATCCATTTCTAAAAATTTGTTAATCattgaagtaaaataaatattcgtacagtcaagcaaataaattcaatatcttTTAAAAGTAAGAGGAATAAAGGAGATTATaagtaaattaattatacaaaaatttctaattaatttcttaccTTCAAAcgattttaatattgaaaaatattttttattcacttgGCAATAACCTTAGGAGCAAAgtctgtaaaatttattttaagcaaTCGTTCAAAAGCTTAAGCAATTTAACTTAGCTTATTCCTTCCTAATAAATTAAAGTGATATTTGCAATTATCAAGttaattcttttgcttcttATTTTAGTCCCTAACAACAATTACAGATTGAAAACTAGAAAGCATAAATAtcatctcaaaacaattcaacAAACATGAACATAAATCAATAacataattatgaaataaagataaataagtaCTTAAATATACAAGAATTACAATAATAACATTACTTCTCACAATAAATAATGGATATGGAGTCTATTCCCATTGAATCGAACTTACTAATTAATTCTCTTGGTCTAGTAAATTCCAACAACGAAGTCCTATAGGAAAATTTCTAACAGCCAAGACATTTAAAAAATCCCTTGTCACGTTGATCTCCTCTATTATTGTATCCTAATAGGCAGCTCTCATGATAAGATATTAAGGTTAAAGACTAAGAGGTTATAAGTTGTAGAGAAAATCTATCTGATCCCATTAGATTTCTTTTTAGCAATAAGACTTTCACTGTTAGTTCCCTATCAGATTAAGAGATAAACCTCATCATCCATCTTGCATCAGGAGTTTCATCTTgaaagcaaattttttttacttgaatccTTCATAAAGGTTGTAGGCCTGAATGTATAGATGAATTTAGGCTTTTGAATTGCTTTATTTCAATATTTGAGTCTTAAGATATGCCCATTTGAATGCTAAATGTGAAAAATAGAGAATCCAACTGCAAGTATGATTTCAGCCCGATTTTTGCAGGTTTATTTAGAGgtccaaacaaaatcaaatttctacCATTAATACTTTACTGGAAAGCTTGATATGTGTAATTCAACTCGGTTAAGCCCATGTTCATATTCTAGAACTTTAACTTGGCGAAAAACTTGTTACAAGAAGTAAGATCCGAAACATAAAatgcaaaatttttattttttagcaattaaTTCACAGTCTTTTAGGTAtgtcaaaatcataaaataacttcaaacaagctcaaataatcttaaaacacattcaaaagcataatttaaaaggaataaaattatatatatatatatatatattacacttATCAATGCTCAATTCTATAAATAGGGGGTAAGCCCGTATGTAACTCTTCTGGAAATACATATGAAAACTCCTcaatcaacttcataatatatcTTGACAATTCCATACTCTACTTGCAATAATGATTTTGCCCCCACCATGAAAACGAACCCAATTAAAGCTTAACGTCTCCTTTCTTGGCTAACATAAGCCCTATACctattttca is drawn from Populus nigra chromosome 5, ddPopNigr1.1, whole genome shotgun sequence and contains these coding sequences:
- the LOC133695023 gene encoding GATA transcription factor 25-like, yielding MYTHSQPMNVHNQIASPGVDDDRAPADSIDHHHHIHYEDGTPTVVDDVSPESVYVNAGVAASELGIQPSDCSSQLTLTFRGQVYVFDSVTPDKVQAVLLLLGGCELTPGLEMTPQNQRGVVDYPSRCTQPQRAASLSRFRQKRKERCFDKKVRYGVRQEVALRMQRNKGQFTSAKKSEGGYGWDGVQDSGLDDSQQETSCTHCGTNSKSTPMMRRGPSGPRSLCNACGLFWANRGTLRDLTKKTDHSATLIEQGEAEANDSDSGTAIDTENNLVTYANGGDTALITED